Proteins co-encoded in one Capnocytophaga ochracea DSM 7271 genomic window:
- a CDS encoding response regulator: MKIIKLSSVLGTCILLFFTWVIYGQNPTEYYFKRISIEHGLSQSGVTAIVRDHKGILWIGTRQGINRVDRNHIKRYTESYIYHLYEDTQHNLWAVTDKGVWQYDPNKDTFTSKIQQQLFSICATEQGVYFGGYSAIYQYNYKTKNIGRLPLRKEPKTKDKECLITYLCPVDNTTFLVGTENDGIYKYSLTSELLSLFIENTSPLSSLYYDAQRKEVYYSIFQKGLFRATLAGELRSHYDTHNTLLSNDIILDIKPYKGNIWLATDGGGVSVFSPEKNTFYNIQHSAGNIHSLPVNSITVLYEDPNHNLWAGTVRDGVFLFKETYIKTYTDSALGSSNGLSERAVISLFEAPNGIIWIGTDGGGINAFNPKTEQFVHHTNTYNDKVSSITYFSPNELLVSLYGKGLFIYNILSRSYTPFLLIDEATDQQECHAGFTPFVYHIDKDKILITAKNTYLYNLQNKEFNKISFAEGLTPKNALQLKAQQGDTLFLSKGNVLYQMKLSEAKITRYLTLNEGYTISAVCNDKAHHTLWIATSNGLFSYAIPQKKLSAVGTDNMFHQISYMQLDTEQRLWINASNVLFSYHIPDKKIMIWDDSDGFLHNDVLTGYVQLLPSPYIYMGGVGGFVKINKNIHTEESSTPLLFLQNIELNGKIYTAENFPKEVPPYFKTLKLNVGLNEKDMFRRILFRFKIKNNAQTSVIETYDNSLDISLLSVGKYQVEVACMTKNGYWTKDTSLLNFEVLPVWYQRTSFLVGISLLLLAIIAGVMWGYLRRKKQQLKWQIALHQQELNEDKIQFLTNVSHELRTPLTLIYAPLKRLLNHTESSKLTRSQKTQLESAFRQATTMKNIINWVLDYNRNTSLENTLTKAYTDLNHLITDSAKDFEQEFETKHISLELHLDKNLPPVELDSAKIRVVLSNLLMNAVKFSNEYSTIHIRSSYNEQKVRFQVENTGIGLHNIDMDKLFTRFEQGKHNQRGSGIGLAYCKELVEKHLGTIGAYQDEEEQTVFYVELPYSHSTEGVLHKFEGEEEQTEAPEKIAVTMDTSMYSVLLVDDNPDFLNYLYDELRPLFKSVLKAVNGEEALLLLKTHQPDIIISDVMMPVMNGYQLCKEVKEHLQISHIPVILLTAKSDTESQKIGYKLGADAYLSKPFDIDLLLSVISNLFKQKELIKQRYEKELLIPSPALTTISNADEVFMIKLNEIIKKHYSNIDLDVTKISEAMAMSRASVYNKMKQITGIGISEYINKYRIEVACQLLKQTEKSVTDIAFEVGFNSSKYFSTVFKQATKITPRDYREGMK; the protein is encoded by the coding sequence ATGAAGATAATAAAACTATCATCGGTGCTTGGCACTTGTATCTTACTTTTTTTTACGTGGGTAATCTACGGGCAAAACCCTACGGAATACTATTTTAAACGTATTTCCATTGAACACGGTCTCTCTCAATCGGGCGTTACCGCTATTGTACGTGACCATAAGGGAATTTTGTGGATAGGTACTCGCCAGGGTATCAATAGGGTAGACCGTAATCATATCAAAAGGTATACTGAGTCTTACATCTATCATCTTTATGAAGATACCCAGCATAACCTTTGGGCTGTAACCGATAAAGGCGTATGGCAATACGACCCAAATAAAGATACTTTTACCTCTAAAATCCAGCAACAACTCTTCTCTATTTGTGCTACTGAACAAGGGGTTTACTTTGGTGGATATAGTGCTATCTACCAGTATAACTACAAAACTAAAAATATAGGGCGTTTGCCTTTGAGGAAAGAACCTAAAACAAAAGATAAAGAATGCCTCATTACCTATCTATGCCCTGTTGATAATACAACCTTTCTTGTAGGTACTGAAAACGATGGTATTTATAAGTATTCTCTTACCTCAGAACTGTTGAGTTTGTTTATTGAAAATACAAGCCCGCTGAGTTCTTTGTATTATGATGCACAACGCAAAGAAGTGTATTATTCTATTTTTCAAAAAGGGCTTTTTCGTGCTACCCTTGCAGGTGAATTGCGCTCACATTACGATACTCACAATACTCTTTTGTCCAATGATATTATCTTAGATATCAAGCCTTATAAAGGCAATATATGGTTAGCCACCGATGGGGGAGGAGTATCGGTTTTTAGTCCTGAGAAGAACACTTTTTACAATATTCAGCATAGTGCCGGTAATATACATTCCTTGCCGGTCAATTCCATTACAGTGCTTTATGAAGATCCTAATCATAACCTTTGGGCAGGTACAGTGCGCGATGGTGTTTTTCTCTTTAAAGAAACCTATATCAAGACTTATACTGATAGTGCGTTAGGAAGTAGCAATGGGTTAAGTGAACGCGCTGTAATAAGTTTGTTCGAAGCTCCCAATGGTATCATATGGATAGGCACCGATGGAGGAGGCATCAATGCTTTTAACCCCAAAACAGAACAATTTGTACATCATACCAATACGTATAACGATAAGGTCTCTTCTATAACCTACTTTTCACCTAATGAGTTGTTAGTCTCTCTTTATGGCAAAGGTCTTTTCATATATAATATTCTGAGTCGTTCCTACACTCCTTTCTTGCTCATCGATGAAGCTACTGACCAGCAAGAGTGTCACGCAGGCTTTACTCCCTTTGTATATCACATTGATAAAGATAAAATACTTATTACAGCTAAAAACACCTATCTGTATAATCTTCAAAACAAAGAGTTTAATAAAATTTCTTTTGCCGAAGGACTTACTCCTAAAAATGCCCTACAACTCAAAGCACAACAAGGTGATACTTTATTTCTCTCCAAAGGAAATGTACTCTACCAAATGAAGTTATCGGAAGCTAAGATAACACGTTATCTAACTCTTAATGAGGGGTATACTATTAGTGCAGTATGCAATGATAAAGCTCATCACACCCTGTGGATTGCTACTTCCAACGGGTTATTTAGCTATGCGATACCACAAAAGAAGCTCAGTGCCGTAGGAACCGATAATATGTTCCACCAAATTAGCTATATGCAACTCGATACTGAACAGCGTTTGTGGATTAATGCTTCCAATGTGCTATTTTCTTATCATATTCCCGATAAGAAGATAATGATTTGGGACGATTCTGATGGTTTTCTCCACAACGATGTGCTTACAGGCTATGTACAGTTGTTGCCTTCCCCTTACATCTATATGGGAGGAGTGGGTGGTTTTGTGAAGATAAATAAGAATATTCACACCGAAGAGAGTAGTACTCCTTTACTCTTTTTGCAAAATATAGAATTGAACGGCAAAATATACACCGCCGAAAACTTTCCTAAAGAGGTACCCCCTTATTTCAAAACCTTAAAACTAAATGTAGGATTGAATGAAAAAGATATGTTTAGGCGCATACTCTTCCGTTTTAAGATTAAAAATAACGCCCAAACTTCGGTGATTGAAACTTATGACAATAGTTTAGATATCTCTTTGCTTTCAGTAGGAAAATACCAAGTAGAAGTCGCTTGTATGACTAAAAATGGCTATTGGACGAAAGATACCTCATTGCTCAACTTCGAAGTGCTTCCTGTGTGGTATCAGCGCACTTCTTTTTTGGTAGGAATTTCTTTGCTTTTGTTGGCTATTATTGCAGGTGTAATGTGGGGTTATCTGCGTCGTAAAAAACAACAACTCAAATGGCAAATAGCTTTGCATCAGCAGGAACTCAATGAAGATAAAATACAATTCCTCACCAATGTAAGTCACGAATTGCGCACGCCTCTTACCCTCATTTATGCACCGTTAAAGCGTCTGCTTAATCATACCGAGAGTAGTAAACTCACGCGTTCACAGAAAACTCAGTTAGAGAGTGCTTTCCGTCAAGCTACTACTATGAAGAATATTATCAATTGGGTATTAGACTATAACCGTAATACTTCGTTAGAAAATACACTCACCAAAGCCTATACTGATTTGAATCACCTTATCACCGATAGTGCTAAAGATTTTGAACAAGAATTTGAAACAAAGCATATAAGTTTAGAACTACATCTCGATAAAAATTTACCCCCTGTAGAGTTAGATAGTGCCAAAATAAGGGTAGTCCTTTCTAACTTACTAATGAATGCAGTAAAGTTTAGTAATGAGTATTCTACTATACACATTCGCAGTAGTTATAACGAACAAAAAGTGCGTTTTCAAGTAGAAAATACCGGTATAGGATTGCATAATATTGATATGGATAAGCTCTTTACTCGCTTTGAACAAGGAAAACACAACCAGCGAGGTAGTGGTATAGGGTTGGCTTATTGTAAAGAATTAGTAGAGAAACATCTCGGTACTATTGGGGCTTATCAAGATGAAGAAGAGCAAACAGTTTTTTATGTAGAATTACCTTACTCTCATAGCACTGAGGGCGTCCTTCACAAGTTTGAAGGTGAAGAAGAACAAACTGAAGCCCCAGAGAAGATAGCAGTAACTATGGATACCTCTATGTATTCTGTACTCTTGGTAGATGATAATCCTGATTTTTTAAATTATCTTTATGATGAACTTCGTCCGTTGTTTAAAAGCGTTTTAAAAGCAGTAAATGGTGAGGAGGCTTTGTTGTTATTAAAAACGCATCAGCCCGATATTATCATTAGCGATGTGATGATGCCTGTAATGAATGGTTATCAGTTGTGTAAAGAGGTGAAAGAGCATTTACAAATCAGTCATATTCCCGTAATATTACTCACGGCTAAAAGTGATACCGAAAGTCAAAAGATAGGCTATAAATTAGGTGCCGATGCTTATCTCTCTAAACCTTTTGATATAGACCTTTTGCTTTCAGTAATAAGTAATTTGTTCAAACAAAAAGAGCTCATCAAGCAACGTTATGAAAAAGAACTATTGATTCCTTCACCTGCACTTACTACTATCAGCAATGCTGACGAAGTGTTTATGATAAAACTTAATGAAATCATCAAAAAGCACTATAGTAATATTGACTTAGATGTAACAAAGATTTCTGAAGCAATGGCAATGAGTCGTGCTTCGGTGTATAATAAAATGAAACAAATTACAGGTATTGGTATCAGTGAATATATCAATAAGTATCGCATAGAAGTAGCTTGTCAGCTCTTAAAACAAACAGAAAAATCAGTTACTGATATAGCTTTTGAAGTAGGATTTAACTCTTCTAAGTATTTTAGTACAGTTTTTAAACAAGCTACTAAAATAACGCCACGTGATTATAGAGAAGGTATGAAGTGA
- the dld gene encoding D-lactate dehydrogenase yields the protein MTTQNLLETLRHIVGAKYVITDPSKTERYRTGYRFGTGNAIAVVRPATLWEQWQVLEACVAADVIVISQAANTGITGGSNPFGNDYDRDVVIINTMRNDNIQLILDAKQAICLTGATLNHLEQELKPHNREPHSVIGSSCIGASVIGGVCNNSGGSLVQRGPAYTEMALYAQRNANGKLELINHLGIDLGSSPKEILTNLQEGRYQAKDIHTSDKKGHDHDYCNHVREINANTPARFNADPARLYEASGSAGRLGVFAVRVDTFPAEKKTAVFYIGTNNTAVLTKLRRDMLGTFEEIPISGEYIHRTAFDIAAKYGKDTFWYIKNVGTEYLPKLFSLKAWGDRVAKKLPFMPNHFSEKFLQFTSKLMPQHLPKILWDYRNQYEHHLILKMGGKGVDEARAYLQKEFADSTKGAYIECDAKLAQAAMLLRFAVASAAIRYRSVHEDEVEDIVALDIALRRNDEDWFEKLPPELDAKILYKLYYGHFMCHVFHQDYVIKKGYNCEEIEEEMLKILDTRGAQYPAEHNVGHLYHANDDLKNFYNSLDPTNSFNPGIGKTSKKKDWK from the coding sequence ATGACCACACAAAATCTATTAGAAACCTTGCGCCACATTGTTGGTGCAAAGTACGTTATTACCGACCCTTCAAAAACTGAACGTTACCGCACTGGGTATCGTTTTGGTACCGGAAATGCAATTGCCGTGGTGCGTCCCGCTACTTTGTGGGAACAATGGCAAGTACTCGAAGCTTGTGTAGCAGCTGATGTGATTGTAATTTCACAAGCTGCCAATACAGGTATCACGGGAGGATCTAATCCTTTTGGTAACGATTACGACCGCGATGTAGTAATCATCAACACGATGCGTAATGACAACATTCAGCTTATACTTGATGCTAAGCAAGCTATATGTCTTACAGGAGCAACACTCAACCACTTGGAACAAGAGTTAAAACCCCATAACCGCGAACCTCATTCAGTAATAGGATCCTCTTGCATTGGGGCTTCAGTTATTGGAGGCGTGTGTAACAACTCTGGCGGTTCTTTAGTACAACGTGGTCCTGCTTATACCGAAATGGCACTTTATGCCCAACGCAATGCCAACGGTAAATTAGAACTCATTAATCACTTAGGTATTGATTTAGGAAGCTCTCCTAAGGAAATACTTACCAATCTGCAAGAGGGTAGATACCAAGCAAAGGATATTCACACTTCTGATAAGAAAGGACACGATCACGACTATTGTAACCACGTACGTGAGATTAATGCCAATACGCCTGCTCGCTTTAATGCCGACCCAGCTCGCTTATACGAAGCCTCAGGTAGTGCAGGTCGTTTAGGAGTTTTTGCCGTACGCGTGGATACTTTCCCTGCCGAGAAAAAAACAGCTGTATTCTATATAGGTACTAACAACACAGCGGTACTTACCAAATTGCGCCGTGATATGCTCGGTACTTTCGAAGAAATTCCTATCTCTGGCGAGTATATTCACCGTACCGCCTTTGATATCGCTGCTAAATACGGTAAAGATACTTTTTGGTATATCAAAAATGTAGGTACTGAATACTTACCCAAGCTCTTTTCTCTCAAAGCGTGGGGCGACCGCGTAGCCAAAAAACTACCTTTTATGCCCAACCATTTCAGTGAAAAATTCTTGCAATTCACCTCTAAACTAATGCCTCAACACCTCCCCAAAATATTGTGGGATTACCGCAACCAATACGAGCACCATCTCATTTTAAAAATGGGAGGCAAAGGGGTAGACGAAGCTAGAGCTTATTTGCAAAAAGAATTTGCCGATAGCACTAAAGGAGCTTATATAGAGTGTGATGCCAAACTTGCACAAGCAGCAATGCTCTTGCGCTTTGCTGTGGCTTCAGCAGCTATTCGCTATCGTTCCGTACACGAAGATGAGGTAGAAGATATCGTCGCTTTAGACATCGCTTTGCGTCGCAATGATGAAGATTGGTTTGAAAAGCTTCCTCCTGAACTCGACGCTAAGATACTTTACAAATTGTACTATGGTCACTTTATGTGCCACGTATTCCATCAAGATTACGTGATTAAGAAAGGTTACAACTGTGAGGAAATAGAAGAAGAGATGCTCAAAATATTAGACACTCGTGGCGCACAATATCCTGCAGAACACAATGTAGGGCATTTATATCACGCTAACGACGACCTTAAGAACTTTTACAACTCTCTTGACCCTACCAATAGCTTTAACCCAGGTATTGGTAAGACCTCTAAGAAAAAAGATTGGAAATAG
- a CDS encoding DUF5683 domain-containing protein has protein sequence MSRKIVLIIALLMGVGISYAQDDTEEVVKTPSDSVQIAVMQDNMKKVPWNTDPLSPAKAAFYSAVIPGLGQIYNKSYWKVPLVYIAIGTPIYFYIQNSKEYDRYLTAYKRRQQGFTDDEFYGNRPDGQPRLSTDGLRRGIQFYRRNKELSILIGIGLYALNIIEANVDAHLKQFNVDERLTVEPFIQHDFLTQPQFGLTLNYKSKK, from the coding sequence ATGAGTAGAAAGATTGTTTTGATAATAGCCCTACTTATGGGAGTGGGTATTTCGTATGCACAAGACGATACAGAGGAAGTGGTAAAAACACCCTCAGACTCTGTGCAGATAGCTGTTATGCAAGACAATATGAAAAAAGTCCCTTGGAATACCGACCCTCTTTCGCCTGCTAAAGCCGCTTTCTATTCAGCGGTTATCCCTGGTTTAGGTCAGATATACAACAAGAGCTATTGGAAAGTACCTTTGGTGTATATTGCTATCGGTACCCCAATATACTTCTACATACAAAACTCTAAGGAATACGATCGTTACCTCACTGCCTACAAACGTCGTCAACAAGGATTTACCGATGATGAGTTCTATGGCAATCGCCCTGATGGACAACCTCGTCTCAGTACCGATGGATTAAGACGAGGCATACAGTTCTATCGTCGTAATAAAGAGCTTTCTATTCTTATAGGGATAGGCTTATATGCCCTGAATATCATCGAGGCAAATGTCGATGCACATCTCAAACAATTCAATGTAGATGAACGCCTCACAGTGGAACCTTTCATTCAACACGATTTCCTCACACAGCCCCAATTTGGCTTGACACTCAACTATAAATCCAAGAAATAA
- a CDS encoding ParB/RepB/Spo0J family partition protein has protein sequence MTKPAKKPALGRGISAIFGNSPEVAINSIKDKNADKIVGNIIELELNLIETNPFQPRTSFNEEELQGLASSIEELGVVQPITVRKLDGENKYQLISGERRFRASKLAGLKTIPAYIRIADDNESLTMALVENIQRQDLDPIEIALSYQQLIEQVNLTQDQMSKRVGKKRSTITNYLRLLKLAPIIQTGIRDGFISMGHGRAIIAIENPEQQAEVYQRIISDNLSVRDTEELVRRLQNSETPNVVSIQIPKSNSKTEVPTYIKENMSSFNHFFGTKVTVKMSKNGKGSLTIPFSSEEDFKRIQSLLHKKDE, from the coding sequence ATGACAAAACCTGCTAAAAAACCTGCCTTGGGGAGAGGTATTTCAGCTATTTTTGGCAATAGCCCCGAAGTGGCTATTAATTCTATCAAAGATAAAAATGCCGATAAGATTGTAGGAAATATCATAGAACTTGAACTCAACCTAATAGAAACGAACCCTTTCCAGCCTCGTACTTCTTTTAATGAAGAAGAGCTACAAGGGCTCGCTTCCTCTATTGAGGAATTAGGGGTAGTGCAACCTATCACCGTACGCAAACTCGACGGAGAAAACAAATATCAGCTCATTTCGGGCGAACGCCGTTTCAGAGCTTCTAAATTAGCTGGACTAAAAACCATTCCTGCCTATATTCGCATTGCTGATGACAACGAGTCACTCACAATGGCTTTGGTAGAGAATATTCAGCGTCAAGATTTAGACCCCATAGAGATTGCTCTTTCTTACCAACAGCTCATCGAGCAGGTGAATCTCACTCAAGACCAAATGAGCAAGCGCGTAGGCAAGAAACGTTCTACCATTACAAACTATTTGCGTTTGCTCAAACTCGCTCCTATTATTCAAACAGGCATACGCGACGGATTCATTTCTATGGGGCACGGTCGTGCAATAATCGCCATAGAAAACCCTGAACAACAAGCAGAAGTATACCAGCGTATCATTTCCGATAACCTATCAGTGCGTGATACCGAAGAGTTAGTGCGCCGCTTGCAAAACTCCGAAACACCTAATGTGGTAAGTATTCAAATCCCTAAAAGCAATAGTAAAACTGAAGTACCTACTTATATCAAAGAAAATATGAGTAGTTTTAATCATTTTTTTGGTACTAAAGTTACTGTAAAGATGAGCAAGAACGGCAAAGGTAGCCTTACCATTCCTTTTAGTTCAGAGGAAGATTTCAAACGTATTCAAAGTTTATTACACAAAAAGGATGAGTAG
- a CDS encoding ParA family protein, whose protein sequence is MGKIIAIANQKGGVGKTTTSVNLAAALGVLEKKVLLIDADPQANATSGIGIDVDSIEHGTYELLEHTMEAKDMIVHTSSPNLDLIAAHINLVAIEIELVDKEQREYMLKKALEPIKDQYDYILIDCAPSLGLITLNALTAANSVIIPIQCEYFALEGLGKLLNTIKSVQKTFNPNLDIEGLLLTMYDARLRLSNQVVEEVQKHFSDMVFKTIIQRNVRLSEAPSFGETIINYDATSKGATNHINLAQEIIDKNKTV, encoded by the coding sequence ATGGGTAAAATAATAGCTATTGCAAACCAAAAAGGAGGAGTAGGCAAAACCACTACTTCCGTGAACTTAGCCGCCGCATTGGGCGTATTGGAGAAAAAAGTATTACTCATCGATGCCGACCCGCAGGCAAATGCTACTTCTGGCATAGGTATTGATGTAGATTCTATTGAGCACGGTACTTACGAGCTTTTGGAACACACTATGGAGGCTAAAGATATGATTGTTCACACCAGCTCTCCTAATCTCGACCTTATAGCTGCTCACATCAACTTAGTGGCTATTGAGATTGAGCTCGTAGACAAAGAACAACGAGAATATATGCTCAAAAAAGCCTTAGAGCCTATCAAAGACCAATACGATTACATTTTGATAGACTGTGCACCCTCGTTGGGACTTATTACCCTGAATGCTCTTACAGCAGCTAACTCGGTGATTATACCTATTCAGTGTGAGTATTTCGCTTTGGAAGGGTTGGGTAAACTTCTCAATACTATTAAAAGTGTACAAAAAACCTTCAATCCCAATTTAGATATCGAAGGCTTACTACTCACTATGTACGATGCGCGCTTACGTTTGTCTAACCAAGTGGTGGAAGAGGTACAAAAACACTTCAGCGATATGGTATTCAAAACCATTATCCAGCGTAATGTGCGCCTTAGTGAAGCACCTAGTTTTGGTGAAACTATCATCAACTACGATGCTACCAGCAAAGGAGCTACCAATCACATCAACTTAGCTCAAGAGATTATAGATAAAAACAAAACAGTATAA
- a CDS encoding putative transporter, whose translation MEWLWNLMTNHESVAYTVIVYSVVIAVGVALGKIKIFGISFGIAWVLFAGIAMAELGFTVNPHIQHFVKEFGLILFVYTIGLQVGPGFFASFQKEGIKFNLLAVLSIVSCVLTVIAIHYITQTDMGTLVGIMSGAVTNTPGLGAAQATLEDVFKGDPATMPNLSTAYAVAYPFGVLGIILVMLGLKAFLKVNLDVEKRLNSVRHSKDQVVINRFAIKVSNPALFGKKLSVIKQTLDFDFTISRMCRKGEIILASADTLIEEGDIVLIVANQKENEKFLTLIGDSVSILDYFPDVKDMRYTSRRINVTQRAIFTKTLAELDVRKRFGVTITRVYRAGIEFVPAADTKLQFGDTITVIGDESHIQLVSKEFGNSKRRMQTPHIAELFMGITLGVLLGSIPFAIPGIPVPVKLGLAGGPLIVAILISRYGGKFSVTHYVSQSANLMVREIGIVLFLASVGLDAGATFIETILHGQGLYWMCLGALITLIPLIITSLVARFKAKLDYLGICGLLSGASTDPPALAFANDMSNSEIPALTYASVYPLTTFLRIMVAQLLIVFFV comes from the coding sequence ATGGAATGGCTTTGGAACTTGATGACTAACCACGAGAGTGTGGCTTACACTGTGATAGTGTATAGCGTGGTCATCGCAGTAGGAGTTGCTTTAGGAAAAATTAAAATATTTGGCATCTCTTTTGGTATTGCTTGGGTACTTTTCGCAGGTATCGCTATGGCCGAATTAGGATTCACTGTAAACCCCCATATTCAACATTTTGTAAAAGAGTTCGGATTGATTCTGTTCGTCTACACCATCGGACTACAAGTAGGCCCTGGCTTTTTTGCCTCCTTCCAAAAAGAAGGCATCAAATTCAATCTCTTGGCAGTGCTCTCTATTGTGAGTTGTGTACTTACTGTAATTGCTATCCACTACATCACCCAAACCGATATGGGTACCTTGGTAGGTATAATGTCAGGTGCCGTAACCAATACCCCAGGGTTAGGAGCTGCTCAAGCTACTTTAGAAGATGTATTTAAAGGCGACCCAGCTACAATGCCGAACCTCTCTACCGCCTATGCTGTTGCTTATCCTTTTGGGGTGTTAGGAATTATCTTGGTAATGTTAGGACTCAAAGCTTTCTTAAAAGTGAATTTAGATGTTGAAAAACGTTTAAATTCTGTACGTCACTCTAAAGATCAAGTAGTGATCAATCGATTCGCGATAAAAGTAAGCAATCCTGCCCTCTTTGGTAAAAAATTGAGCGTTATCAAACAAACTCTTGATTTCGATTTTACCATCTCACGTATGTGTAGAAAAGGAGAGATTATATTAGCTAGTGCCGACACACTGATAGAAGAAGGCGATATCGTACTGATAGTAGCTAACCAAAAAGAAAATGAGAAGTTTTTGACCCTAATAGGTGACAGCGTTTCTATTTTGGATTATTTCCCTGATGTAAAAGATATGCGCTATACTTCACGCCGTATCAACGTTACCCAACGTGCTATTTTCACCAAAACTCTTGCAGAGCTCGATGTACGCAAACGTTTTGGAGTAACCATCACTCGTGTATATCGCGCAGGTATTGAGTTCGTGCCCGCTGCCGATACAAAATTACAGTTTGGTGATACCATTACTGTAATAGGCGATGAATCGCACATACAACTCGTAAGCAAAGAGTTCGGTAATTCTAAACGACGTATGCAAACCCCTCACATAGCCGAGCTCTTTATGGGGATTACTCTTGGTGTATTATTAGGAAGTATTCCGTTTGCTATCCCTGGCATACCTGTACCTGTAAAATTAGGGTTAGCAGGAGGCCCTCTGATTGTTGCCATTCTCATCAGCCGTTATGGCGGTAAATTCTCAGTAACTCACTACGTATCTCAAAGTGCCAACCTAATGGTACGAGAGATAGGTATTGTGCTCTTCCTTGCCAGTGTAGGCTTAGACGCAGGAGCTACTTTTATAGAAACTATCTTGCACGGACAAGGCTTGTACTGGATGTGTTTAGGAGCGCTCATTACTCTTATACCACTTATTATCACCTCTTTAGTAGCACGATTTAAAGCAAAATTAGACTATTTGGGTATCTGCGGATTACTCTCTGGAGCTTCAACCGACCCGCCAGCTTTAGCTTTTGCTAATGATATGTCGAACTCCGAAATTCCCGCACTCACTTATGCAAGTGTATATCCGCTTACTACATTCTTGCGAATAATGGTAGCACAATTATTGATTGTATTTTTTGTGTGA